From the Glutamicibacter halophytocola genome, the window GGGAAGCGATCATCGCAAGGATCATGATCACGGCCACGATTACTACGGCCCAGTTGATGTTTCCGGAGTTGATGGTGCCCAGGAACGTCTCGGACAGCGGAGCGCCGAGGATCTGTGCGCTGTCAAAGCTGCGGATGTTCTCGACGGACAACGCGCCAACAGCTTGGTGGTTCTCGCTGGCATGGGAGGCGTTATTCAGTACGCGGAACAGCGCAAAGAAGAACGGCATCTGAATCAACAGCGGAAGGCACGACGACAGCGGGTTGGTCTTATGCTTCTTGAACAGCGCCTGCTGTTCCTGAACCATAGCCTGGCGCGACATCTGGTCGGTCTTGCCCTTGTACTTGGCCTGCAGCTTGCGCAGATCAGGCTGAAGGGCCTGCATAGCGCGCTGCGACTTGATCTGCTTGACGAAGACTGGAATCAGCAAGGTACGGATCAGCAACACAAGGAAGATGATCGACAGGGTCCAGGTAACGCCTGACCCTTCATCCATCCCAATCCGGGTGAACAGTTCGTGGAATGCCCACAAAACCCACGACACCGCATATGTAAACGGAGTCAATATCGTGTCTAGGAAGTTGTTCATCAGTGGTCGAGCTCCTTGCGGCCGCTATCCGCGGCGTCTTCATCGTCGGGAATCACAGGATGATTCAGAACTATGATCCTCGGCAGTTTGCCTTCTGGCCAAATCCTTGGTCCCTCGGGAACATGATCGACGCCTCCGTGTGACCACGGATTGCACCGAAGGATACGCCAAGTGGTCAGTCCGGCACCTTTGACAACGCCGTGCTGAGTCACTGCTTCGAGCCCATAGGCAGAACAGCTAGGAAAGTATCGGCATACATCGCCATATAATGGCGAGATGATTTTTCGGTAGATCTTGAGCATCCCGATGACGATATTGCGTGGAATATCGATGATGAACCACAGCACACCGGTCCGGGGAGCAGAATCCTTACGCATCAGCGATCCTCGAGCTTCCGCAACGCAGCTGAAAAAGATGCGTTTATTTGGGAACGAAGTTCTTCCCACGAAAGTTCCGCAGCGCCAGGAAGGGCCCGCACGACAATGTCGATATCGCCATCTACGCGCCGAAGCTCGTGGGCGATTTCCCTCATTCGTCGTTTAGCGAGGTTCCTTTTGACGGCAATACCTACAGC encodes:
- the yidC gene encoding membrane protein insertase YidC gives rise to the protein MNNFLDTILTPFTYAVSWVLWAFHELFTRIGMDEGSGVTWTLSIIFLVLLIRTLLIPVFVKQIKSQRAMQALQPDLRKLQAKYKGKTDQMSRQAMVQEQQALFKKHKTNPLSSCLPLLIQMPFFFALFRVLNNASHASENHQAVGALSVENIRSFDSAQILGAPLSETFLGTINSGNINWAVVIVAVIMILAMIASQFFTQRQLMTKNMSKEALEGPFMQQQKMMLYILPLVFGIGGINFPIGVLIYWTATNLWTLCQQFWVIRNNPTPGSQAERELNARRAEKGLPPVGVKKEDAAAAAEEAAQQAAKGQREQPKRNNRRKKK
- the yidD gene encoding membrane protein insertion efficiency factor YidD, which encodes MRKDSAPRTGVLWFIIDIPRNIVIGMLKIYRKIISPLYGDVCRYFPSCSAYGLEAVTQHGVVKGAGLTTWRILRCNPWSHGGVDHVPEGPRIWPEGKLPRIIVLNHPVIPDDEDAADSGRKELDH
- the rnpA gene encoding ribonuclease P protein component is translated as MLPKNQRLRLAQDLTATVRSGVRSGRRNVVLYARRRQTEEFAGDRFGFIVSKAVGIAVKRNLAKRRMREIAHELRRVDGDIDIVVRALPGAAELSWEELRSQINASFSAALRKLEDR